One genomic region from Sparus aurata chromosome 15, fSpaAur1.1, whole genome shotgun sequence encodes:
- the mrpl57 gene encoding large ribosomal subunit protein mL63: MFLTLSLLRKGIPGKQWIGKHRRPRQITWQMKRNTLTHLEREAENEYWISRPYMTSEQEYGHAAERRAENWRKIKETKFVKFPEHKRITDHLSHLNITKTWSS, translated from the coding sequence ATGTTCCTCACCCTGTCCCTTTTGCGGAAAGGCATCCCGGGTAAGCAGTGGATTGGAAAGCATCGACGTCCACGACAAATTACCTGGCAGATGAAACGCAACACTCTGACTCACCTGGAGCGCGAGGCTGAGAACGAATACTGGATCAGCAGGCCGTACATGACCAGTGAGCAGGAGTATGGCCACGCGGCAGAGCGGCGAGCCGAGAACTGGCGCAAAATCAAGGAGACAAAATTTGTCAAGTTCCCTGAACACAAACGCATCACAGATCACCTGAGTCACCTCAATATCACCAAGACGTGGTCCAGTTAA